The Bifidobacterium asteroides genomic interval CTCTGGCTGTGCCTCAGTTCCTGCTCTTCGCCAAGATCGGACTGACCGATACGCCTTGGGCCATGATCATCCCCAGTCTGATCTCGCCCTTCGGCCTGTACCTGATGTGGATCTTTTCCGACCAGGCAGTGCCTACTGAGCTGCTGGAGGCAGCCCGAGTCGACGGGGCTGGGGAGTTCCGTACTTTCTGGCAGGTCAGCCTGCCTCTGCTGGCCCCCGGCATCGTAACCACGGCGCTTTTCACTATTGTGGCCACTTGGAACAATTACTTCCTGCCCTTGATCATGCTCAAGGATTCCAATTGGTATCCGCTGACAATCGGGCTCAACAATTGGAAGGATCAGGCATCGACAGCTGGTGCCCATGCCATTCAGAACCTGGTGGTGACGGGCAGCCTGGTCACCATCATTCCCATCATCGTCGCCTTCCTGCTGCTGCAGAAATACTGGCAATCCGGCTTGGCTGCTGGTGCTGTCAAGGAATAGCAGAAACACGCAGACGGGATTAGGCATGAGCAAAACGGACCATCATGACCGTCGGCAGCCCCAACCATATAGACCTTACCGATGGCCGAAGGAGCCCAACGGTCATTCGGGAGGAATCTGGTTCGGCGGGGATTACAACCCGGACCAATGGCCAGAGCAGGTATGGACCGAAGATGTTGCGCTGATGAAACGGGCCGGAGTCACCATGGTGACACTGGGCATTTTCTCGTGGGCACGTCTGGAGCCCAGTGACGGAGTCTGGGATTTCGGATGGCTGGATCGGGTGGTGACCTTGCTAGGAGAAGCCGGTATCGCTGTAGACATGGCTTCGGCTACGGCTACGGCCCCATACTGGCTTTACCAGGCACATCCTGAGGTGTTGCCCGTGGAGGCAGATGGAACCCTGGTCCATCCGGGGGCTCGACAATCCTGGAGGCCCACCTCACCTGTTTTTCGACGCTATGCCCTTCGCCTTTGCAGGGTCATGGGAGAGCACTTCCGCGACAATCCGACTGTGGTTGCCTGGCATGTAGGCAATGAATATGGATGGAACAACGCTGCTGACTACTCGCAGGATGCTTTGAAGGCCTTCCAAGGCTGGTGTCGCCGGCGCTATGGCAGCATCGAGGAGCTGAACCGGGCCTGGGGCAACGATTTCTGGTCCCAGCGTCTGCAGAACTTCGATCAGGTTCCCCTGCCTGAACATGCTGGCGTGCGTGATGCCTTCATCAATCCGGCGCTGCGTCTGGATTTCCGTAGATTCTGCTCAGATGCGCTGATGGATTTTTTCTGTGCAGAACGTGATCAGCTGCAGGAGCTCACCCCTGATAAACCGCTGACTACCAACTTCATGGTCTCGACAGACCAATGCGTCCTTGATTATGAGCGTTGGTCCCGCCAGGTCGATTTCGTGGCAAACGACCACTATTTCGCCCATGGACCCGGACACCTGGATGAGCTGCTCTGCTCGGATTCACTGGTGGATGCCTATGCCCAAGGTCATCCTTGGTGCCTGATGGAGCATTCCACATCAGCCGTCAACTGGCGCAATTTCAACGCCTCCAAGCGTCAAGGCGAACTGATTCGGGACGCTCTGGCCCACGTAGCTATGGGGGCGGATGCGATCAACTTCTTCCAATGGCGGCAGTCCGCCTTCGGTGCGGAGGCCTTCCACTCGGCCATGATTCCCCACGCAGGGCCGGATTCGGCGATTTATGCACAGGTTGCCGATTTGGGAGGCATTTTGCGCGGACTTTCCCGGAGCGGACTGGCCGGGACTCAATTGGAACCCTCGCCCATTGCCCTGCTTTTTGATGCCGACTGCCAGTGGTCTATGGCTGATTCGACTCTGCCCGATTGTTCTGTAGATCATTGGCAGCAGGTTTATACCTGGTATCAGGCTCTGCTTGATGCCGGATACAGGGCGGACGTAATGCCACTGAGAGGGCAATGGGAGCGCTATGACGTGGTGGTGTTGCCGGCCCTGATTCTGCTGGATCAGGAGCAAGCCGGCCGTCTGCGCGATTATGTGAGCAGGGGTGGCCGGCTGGTGGTGGACTTCGCCAGTGGCATTATGGACGACCATATGCATGTTGGCTTGGGCGGATATCCTGCGGTTTTGCGTGATTTGACAGGTATCGCTTCCCAGGAGATGATCGCCTTGGGCACGAGTGACCAAGGCGGTGGATCCATCCTGGTATCAGAGGGCATTGAGGGCAATACATGGGTCAACGAGCCCTTGAGCATAGAGGATTCGGTAAGGGTGCTGGCTCGTTACCAAGGACGTCGTTCCTATGACCTCGACATGGCTGGGAAGCCTGCGGTGACCGTCCATGGTTACGGTCAGGGCAGCGTTCTCTATCTGGGGACGGGCTTCACCAAGGAATCGCTGGTCTCGGTGATCAATCGGATTGTTCCTCCTGATTTCCTCACTGGCCCAACAGGGGCAGGGCTGCATAACGGACGTGACGGCGACCCGAGGTTGGTGCACCTGATCAGATCCGGGCCACAGGGTCGGTATCATTTCTATTTCAATCGGGGGGCGACAGTTGTCAGAGATGTGTCCACCATGGGCAAGGTTTTAGTGGTTCAACGAGCAGCCCGGTGCAGTGGGGGTGGTTTATCCGGTAATCGGTACACTATAGGAGTGCATGGTGTGGTGGTCACCCGTCAGTAGATCTGATCGCCATAGTGCCTTGGAGGTTGTTGCATTCTAGGGGGTGCCTATGGCTACGGATGAAGGACGTCCAGGTAAGCGGATCACCCTACGCGAGGTGGCCAGCAAGGCGGGTGTTTCGCTGAAGACCGCATCCAATGTGATCAACGGCAATGGCCGTATGTCCAAGGCGACCCGTGCGCGTGTGCAGCAGGTGATCGACGAATCGGGATACAAGGTCAATGCCGCGGCCCGTAATTTGCACCGGAACAAAACCGGTATCATTACGCTGGCTGTGCCTTCGTTGACACCTCCCTACCTGTCCGAATTGGCTAATAGGGTCATCGACAGCGCCCGCCTGCGGGACTATGCAGTCTATGTCAGCACATATGCCGAGGGGTCTGCCAAGGGAGCGCATGAGATTCTGGCCTCCTTTAACAGCACTATCAGCGACGGCATAATCCTGTCCATGTCGGAGCTTGAGCGGTTCGCCGTGGAGGATCTGGATGTGCGCTACCCCCTGGTTTGCGTAGGCGCGCGGACTACCCATGGGGTGGCGGATCATGTCATGGTCGATGATGCCGAGGCAGCTCGGATGGCCGCAGAGTATCTATTTGATCGGTCGGTGCGTTCACTGGCGGTCATCGGTCTGCATGCGCCGCTTGACCAGAATCAATTGGAGGCTGCAATCGAAGGCAATGCCGAGTTAAGGATGAAAGGCGTGCTTAAGGCGGTTCACGCAAGAGGACTGCAACTGGATGACCGGCTTCTGGGTGTAACCGGTTATGACTGGACCTTGGGCAGCGGGTACCTGACCATGCAACGGATATTAGAGGCGGGCGTGCCCTTCGATGGGGTGGTCGCTCTCAATGATCAGCTGGCTATCGGTGCATTGTCAGCACTGACTGCTTACGGCAGAGCCGTACCTGACCAGGTCCAGATCATCGGGTTTGACAACATCGAGGAGTCAGCTTATCTGCAGACTCCGCTTACTACCATGGATTCCTGTTTGGGGTGGATCTCACGAACCTGCGTCGACCGCGTCCTGGGACGTATCGGAGGCAGAGCTACGGCACCCCAGGATCTTGTCGTCGGATCACAAGTCATAGCCCGCAAAACCACCCGGTGATCAGTCCTGGGCCTTGGAGTCGGCGGTGGAGGCGGTGATGGCAGGAGCGTCAGTGTGGATGATGTGCATGTGGCGCAGGAGCATGCGGGTCATCTGACGGCCGGAGCCGGCGCCGTTTCCACGAACGCCGAAGTAGACCAGCAGAACCATGCCCAGGCAGATCAGTGCCGAGATGCGCAGGGCCCACTGCACGCCGAAGATGTTGGCTGCGATCTGGGTGGAGTGACCACCGCCCATGGCGTTGTGGCGCAGGGTGGTGATGGTCTCCATGAGGATGACCAGGATGGGTGCGCCGACAGCGCCGGCGATCTGCCGGGCCGTGTTGGTGACGGCCGAACCAGCTGAAACGTCCTTGGGAGCCAGGTTGTTCAGGGACCAGGTGGTCAAGGGCATCAGGGTGAAGCCCATGCCGATCTGGCGGATGAACTGGCAGATGGAGACCAGGCCGATCCAGGTATCGGCGCCGATCAGGCTCATGGCGATGGTGCCCAGCAGCAGGACCGAGCAGCCCGTCATGGCCACGGGACGTGCGCCCCAGCGGTCCAGCAACCGGCCGCCGAAGAACTGGGCGATGGCGGTGCCGATAGCTCCAGGCAGCATGACCAGACCGCTCATGGTGGCCGAGAAGCCGCGGTCAGTCTGGATGTACATGGGCAGGATGACGGTGACCGAGCTGAAGGCGAAGAAGGACATGGAGGCGATGATGGTGCCCACAGTGAAGTTCTTGATCCGCAGCACATGCAGGTCCAGCAGGGGCTTGTCGTGATGGAGCTGGCGCAGAACGAACCAGACGATCCCGATCAGGCCGACCAGCATGAAGGGCCAGGTCATGAAGGAGGTGATGGGGAAGTTCTCGATGTTGGTGAAGCCGAACATGAGGCCGCCGAATCCGAAGATGGACAGGGCCACCGAGAAGAAGTCCGCCTTGACGCTGGTGTCGCGCTGGCCGAAGTTGCGCAGGCCGAAGATGGACAGGAGCAGCGCCACGGCCCCGCAGATGCTCAGTGTCAGGAAGATGGAGCGCCAGCCGTTGGCATCGGTCTGCCATCCGCCCAGGGTAGGGCCGATGGCCGGGGCCACGCTCATTGCCAGGCCTACAGTGCCCATGGCCATGCCGCGCTTGGCCAACGGATAGATGGAGAAGACGGTGATCTGCAGGACGGGCCACATGGTTCCCGTGCCTACAGCCTCCAGGATGCGGCCCAGCAGGACCAGAGCGAAGGTCTGCGACTGCCAGCTCAACAGGGATCCCAGGGTGAAGACGGCCATGGAGGTGATGACGATCTGCCTGGTGGAGAAGCGTTTGGTCAGAAAACCGGTCAACGGCACCATGACGCCCATGACCAGCTGGAATACCGAGGTCAGCCACTGGCCGGTGGTCAGGGTGATATGGAACTCGTCCACAATGGTGGGCAGGGCGGAGGCCAGCTGCAGCTGGGTGAAGTTGCCCAGGAAGGTGATGACGGTGAGGATGGCCAGCGACAGGAAGGCCTCATGGGTGAGCTTTCCGTTGACGAAGGCTCCATCCTTGCTGAGGGTCCGCCCTCGCTTGGCGAGCTCCTGCTTCCTCATGCAACCACCACTTCCTTTGGGTTCGGTTTTCACTGCGCATACCGCTCCCTGCGGTGCCGTCCTAGAAAGCAAATCAGGGCATACCGATACCGGTGACACTAAGAAAAGAACAAGAGAGCTAAGCGTCTGACAATGACCTTATAATATACCCAGTTGTGGATTGTGATGGGGTTTTTCCACATGGCTGACGCGGATGTGGCGACCTTGTCCGGCAGTCAGCGTTTCCAGTATGCTGTGTGAGGCGAGCTTCGGTAATGTGAATACGTGAGGATCCAACACGGACTGATGAGGACGGACGTTTGAAATGCAACGGCGGTCAAGGTAGGTAGCATGCACGTACATGGTCGTGGTCGTGGTAGATTCCCGGCCCTCCTCATGTCCCTGGCAATGATGATTCCCCTGGCGGCCTGCGGTGACAATGTCCCTGCCGCAAGCAGCGGAACAGGCAATACTGCAGATCAAGCACTCTTCCAGGGCGAATTCGCCGGATCTGGCGCATCCTCACAGCAGAGCGCCGACGAGGCCTGGATAGCCGGTTTCCGCAAGCAGCATCCTGGGGCGCGCATCTCCTATGATCCGGCAGGTTCAGGTGCTGGAGTCACGGCTTTCCTGTCAGGCTCGACCATCTGGGCCGGTTCCGATGCACCGCTGACAACAGAGCAGCTTGAGCGCTCGCGTCAGGTCTGCGGTTCCGGCACGGCCATTGACCTGCCCGTTTACGCCACTCCGATCGCCGTGGCCTACAATCTTCCTGACCTGTGGCCCAAGGGCTCAGGCGGCCATCTGCGGATGGACCCGGCTCTGATCGCCATGATCTTCTCCGGAAAGGTCACCAACTGGCGGGATCCACGCATCGCAGCCCTCAATCCGCGAGCCAATCTGCCTGACTTGGACATCACCGTGATCCATCGTTCGGACAAGTCCGGCACTACGAAAAGCTTCCTGTCCTATCTGCACGACACAGCCGGGTCTGCCTGGCCTTATCCAGCGGGCGAGAATTGGCCCAACGACCTGGGGCAGGGCGCCAAGGGCACTGCCGGAGTGGTCATGACCATGAACCAGGCAGAGGGCACCTTCGGCTATGCGGACGCAGCCCAGACCACCGGGCTGGGCACTGTGGCCGTCCAGGTGGGGAAGACCTGGCAGCCGCCTACAGCAAAGACCACAGCCAACTTGCTTGATCTGGCCCAGCGGGATCCCCAGGCCAGCCAGCCCGGACGGGTGGTCCTGGCTGTGGACCATCGCACCAGCCGGGAGCATACCTATCCCATCGTCCTGGTCTCTTACGATGTGGTTTGCACCGCCTACCGACATGATCCGGACGGATCCAAGGCTCGGTTCGCCAAGGCTTGGCTGACCTATCTGCTGAGCGAGCAGGGTCAGCGCATGGCAGCGGCCAATGCGGGCAGCGCCGAGCTGGGGCAGGGGCTGCGCAGTCAGGCCATGGCCTCGGTGGAGACCATCGGAGGGAAGGCATGAGCGAGAAACCGGACGAGACCGCAACCCTGCACCAGGCCAGACGGGTGGACCGGATCTTCAAGGCCTGCGCCACAGGGGCGGGAATTCTGATCCTGCTGGCCCTGGCTGCGGTCACCCTCTTTCTGATTCTGCGGGCCTTTCCGGCCTTCACCGGGGACCCGGATTCCCGCACCCAGGCCATCCTCTCCCTGAGCGGGGGGCGGGCGAGCAGTTTCCTGGGCTATGTGGGCCCCCTGGTTTTTGGCACCATTCTGATTGCCGGCCTGGCCCTGCTCTTGGCCTTTCCTGTCTCCCTGGGCATCGCCCTCTTCATCGGCTACTACGCTCCCGCCCGCCTGTCCACGTTGCTTAGCACGGTAATCGACCTGCTGGCCGCCGTGCCTTCGGTGATCTACGGGCTCTGGGGGGCTCTGGTCCTGGTTCCCAACATCACCGGCTTCTGGCGCTGGCTGTCCGTTCATTTGGGATGGATTCCGCTGTTTTCCGGACCCGTTGCAGCTCCGGCCAGGTCCGTGGCCACCGTAGCCCTGGTGTTGGCGGTCATGATTCTGCCCATCATCACCTCGGTCACCCGCGACATCCTGATCCAGGCCCCTCGACTCCAGCAGGAGGCCGCCTTGGCTCTGGGCGCCACCAAGTGGGAGATGATCCGGCTCGCGGTCCTGCCCTTCGGTCGCTCGGGGATCATTTCTGCTTCTATGCTGGGGCTGGGCCGCGCCCTGGGCGAGACCATGGCGGTGCTGATGATCCTCTCGCCGGGCCTCAGCTACTCCCTTCGGCTGCTGCAGGCTTCGAAAAGCCAGACCATCGCCGCCAACATAGCCGCCCAGTTCCCGGAGGCGGACTCCCAGGGCGTGGCCCTCCTGGTGGCCACCGGTCTGGTCCTCTTCATCATCACCTTCATCGTCAACTATCTGGCGCGCAGGATCACAGCAAAGGCGGGTGCATGATGGCAAGCCGAACTGATCGCGGTCCAGTTATCGATTTTGACCGCTTCAGGCCAACCAGGTCCTCCATCCGGGCGCGCAAGCGCAAGGATCGGCTGATGACCGTCCTGATCGGGCTCTCCTTCCTGGTGGCCCTGATTCCGCTGGTTTCGGTGCTCTGGGTCAGCCTGTCCAAGGGGATGCGACGGCTGACACCGGACTTTCTTACCCATAACATGAGCGGTGTGGTAGGGGGCAACCCCACGCCGACCGGAGGCTATGGCGGCATCCTGCACGCGGTAATCGGGACCCTGGAGATCACCTTTGGCTCCATGGTCATATCCATTCCAGTGGGCGTCATGTGCGCGGTCTACCTGGTCGAGTACGCCCACGGAGGTCGCCTGGCCAAGGCCATCAGTCTCATGGTGGACGTGATGAGCGGAATCCCCTCCATAGTGGCCGGCCTCTTTGCCTTCTCCATGTTCGCCATGGTGGTCGGACCAGGTACCGTCAACGGACTTGCCGGCTCGGTGGCCCTCTCGCTGCTTATGCTGCCCACGGTGGTCAAGACCTCTGAGGATATGCTGGCTGTGGTGCCCAACGACCTGCGCGAGGCCGCTTATGCCCTGGGGGTGACCAAGCAGCGTACCATCACCAGCATTGTTCTGCGCACGGCCCTGCCCGGCATCGTCTCGGGCACCATCCTGGCTGTGGCACGGGTCATCGGTGAGACGGCGCCCTTGCTGATAGCTTCGGGCTTCATCGCCACCACCAACCCCAACCTCTTCTCCGGGAGGATGACCACCCTGCCGGTCTTCGTATACAACGAGTATTCCCAGGGGCTGGCCGTCTGCGGGCCAGGTGCCGACCCGGGATGCCTGACCGACATCCACATGCAGCGGGCTTGGGCTGCGGCCCTGGTGCTGATCCTTATCGTCCTGCTGCTCAACCTGCTGGGGCGGCTGGTCTCGCGCATCTTTGCTGTTGGGCGGACCCGTTGAGCGCCGCCATGAGAGAAACGGAGGCCGGAATATGGGCCAACGCATAGACATCAGCCATCTCAACGTCTACTACGGCGACTTCCTGGCCGTTGAGGACGTGAACATGCGCATCCAGGCCAACAAGGTCACCGCCTTCATCGGTCCCTCCGGCTGCGGCAAGTCCACGGTTCTGCGCACCCTGGACCGCATGCACGAGATCACTCCGGGGGCGCATGTAAGCGGGCAGGTGCTGCTGGAGGGTCGCGACCTCTATGGACCGGATGTGGACCCGGTCGAGGTGCGGCGGGATGTGGGCATGGTCTTCCAGAGGGCCAACCCCTTCCCGACCATGTCCATCCGGGAGAACGTCCTGGCTGGTATCCGGCTCAACAAGAAGCACATCGCCAAGTCGGACGCCGACGACCTGGTGGAGTGGGCCCTGCGCGGGGCCAACCTTTGGAATGAGGTCAAGGATCGTCTGGACAAGCCGGGCATCGGGCTCTCGGGCGGTCAGCAGCAACGGCTCTGCATCGCCCGTGCCGTGGCCGTGCACCCCCAGGTCCTGCTCATGGACGAACCCTGCTCGGCCCTGGACCCCATCTCCACCCTGGCTGTGGAGGATCTGATCAACGAGCTCAAGCGGGACTACACCATTGTCATCGTCACCCATAACATGCAGCAGGCCGCCAGGGTCTCGGACTATACAGCCTTCTTCAATCTCAAGGCCGTGGGTCAGCCCGGCCATCTGGTGGAGATGGACGACACCACCACCATCTTCTCCAACCCGCACGAGCCGGACACCGAGCGCTACATCTCCGGTCGCTTCGGCTGAGACAGAACCGGTCTGCGCCTCCGCCCGTCAGGTATCATGGTTCCGGCATCCACGGAAGGAGCGAGGGCATGGGAGTACTGCTGGAACCGGCCACCCTCTTGGGCATCATCCTGGTGGGCTACCTGTTCAAGCGTTTTGGGCTCTTTCGCCCGCTGGACTACCGGGTGCTGCAGACCGTGGTGTTCGACCTGGTCCTGCCCGGGGCCATCATCTACTCCTTCGCTACCAACCCTCACGATCCCAGCCTGCTTCTGGTCTCGGCCTTCGCCTTCGTGGCCGCGCTGATTCCGCCCTTGGCCATCTTCCTGACCAGCAGGCATCGGTCTACGGCTCAGCGGGCTTTTCTTATGCTCAACGGATCGGGTTTCAACATCGGGTGCTTCTGCTTTCCCATGCTTCAGTCGCTGCTTGGCACGGCGGCTCTGGTGCCCGCCGCCATGTTCGACATCGGCAACTCGGTCATGGTATCTGCGGGGACCAACGTCATGACCCAAGGGCTTCTGCATATTCGACCCGGCCAGTCCCTGGATCCCGATGCGGGGGAGCCGGTCAAGCTGGATGATCCGGATGCTCGCAAACTCCATCGCAAGGCCGCGGCCATCTCCATATTCAAAGGCTTCTTGAGCTCGCCCTCCTTCGACACTTACATGGTTATGGTGGGCTTTACGCTCGCCGGAATCTCCCTGCCAGACTGGTCGGCCCAGATCACCCGCCCATTATCGACGGCCAACGCCTTCTGCTCTATGCTTATGGTGGGCATGCTCATGGACTTGCCTGGTGGACGGGATGATGTCAAGTCCGTATTGCAGATCCTGGCCTGGCGACTGCCCTTCGGCATCCTGTTCGCAACGGCCGCATGGTATTTGCTGCCCTTCGAACCCTTGATTCGTCAGGCGGTGGCCCTGTGCTGCCTGGCTCCGACGGCGGTTTTCGCCACCATGTTCACCGACAAGGTCTTGGGCAACGCCCGTCTGGCCGGATTCACCCTGGCCCTGACTGCGGTGATCGGCGCGGTGCTTATGGTTTTGGCGCATCTGCTGATGGGCGCCATCTAAGGATTCAGTCCTTCTTCTTGTCCTTCTTGTCGTCTGTGCCCTGGCCGCGGCGCTCCTGCTCCTGGCGCAGGGTGCGGCCCTCACGGGTGCGCTGCTTGTTGACCGTGGCTGCTGCAATCCGCTCGGCAGCACGTTCATCCTGTCCACGATCGACTTCGCTGTCATGCACGTGCTGATACTGCTTCTGATCGTCCGGATCCCAATGATTGTTCCTGGCCATATGCCCCTCCTAGAAAGCGCCGTGCCCTTCAACGCATCCCCAGGTAAGGAAGGCTTCAGGGCCCTGCCGGTATGCCGATTATAGGTGGGCGGACAGCTCTGCGGCGGTATTGGAACCCGGGCTATACGCCAAAATGCGTGCGTTTTTCATCCTCTAAGCCCTTATCGGGGTAGGGCTAGAAGCGTCCAGTAGATGCCTGTTCTCCTTAGAAAGCATGAAGACACCGAATTGCCTGGCCTGGGCTACCAGCACAGGTCGCACCCAGTGGCGGTGCTAGCGGTGCGAGGCCCCGATTCCCACGACTAAAAATCTGCTCGAATCATGAACTAACAACTGCGCGCCTTGCCTAGGAACCACAATGGGCTGGGCCCGGAACACGAAATCAGAGCCATCTGCCAGCGGGGTCATCAACACGCCGCCGACCCCCAGAGAGATGCCCGGCCGGCCACCCACATTTGCAGTGACCAGAATTTCGAACGGTTGAACGACCTCGCTTGGCAACACAGCCAACAAGATCTGCACCAAGCCACCGCTATCGACTGGAACGAACTGCACACCCCCGTCAGATACCTCAGCAGCACCGACTAACCTGCGAATATTTTGGCATATGACCCAAAAAATACGACGCCCCCACATCTCGCGATGTGAGGGCGAAGAACTTATTGCTCTTATATAATATCATGGCCTTATGCAGACTGCAACTCACTCGATTATGGATCTGGCGATATCAGAGAAGCGCTTGGAACCCTATAAGAAAGAGGCCCGGAAACACCCGGGAGTGGAAGCCGCTGACTTATACCGTTGGAATACCTTATTCTCCGGAGTGGCAGTCACGCAGATCTCCTTTGTCGAGATGAGTGTGCGCAATGCGATGGACAAGGAGCTGATACTTTGGGCTCGTGCTAATGGATATGACGACTGGCTTGGGAAAACGCCGCAGCCCGAATGGTTCGAAGGTCATGAGACTGCCCCTCTGAGCCAGGCGCCACCTCTTATTGAGGAACTACTGGGCGCAGACCAAATAGGGAAGCTGTGGTACTCATG includes:
- a CDS encoding carbohydrate ABC transporter permease translates to MSTVDSRTTDGAKAERIRARRVARDERAERRRAARTGFSNPDNPRRSWLLTLVAGIFALYCLFPLIWLVINATKTQSDFIGTFGLAFGHKFALWDNLREVFTYEGGIFGRWLLNTLLYVVVGAGGATLLAVLGGYALAKFRFPGRRLVFAVVIGAISVPGIALAVPQFLLFAKIGLTDTPWAMIIPSLISPFGLYLMWIFSDQAVPTELLEAARVDGAGEFRTFWQVSLPLLAPGIVTTALFTIVATWNNYFLPLIMLKDSNWYPLTIGLNNWKDQASTAGAHAIQNLVVTGSLVTIIPIIVAFLLLQKYWQSGLAAGAVKE
- a CDS encoding beta-galactosidase encodes the protein MSKTDHHDRRQPQPYRPYRWPKEPNGHSGGIWFGGDYNPDQWPEQVWTEDVALMKRAGVTMVTLGIFSWARLEPSDGVWDFGWLDRVVTLLGEAGIAVDMASATATAPYWLYQAHPEVLPVEADGTLVHPGARQSWRPTSPVFRRYALRLCRVMGEHFRDNPTVVAWHVGNEYGWNNAADYSQDALKAFQGWCRRRYGSIEELNRAWGNDFWSQRLQNFDQVPLPEHAGVRDAFINPALRLDFRRFCSDALMDFFCAERDQLQELTPDKPLTTNFMVSTDQCVLDYERWSRQVDFVANDHYFAHGPGHLDELLCSDSLVDAYAQGHPWCLMEHSTSAVNWRNFNASKRQGELIRDALAHVAMGADAINFFQWRQSAFGAEAFHSAMIPHAGPDSAIYAQVADLGGILRGLSRSGLAGTQLEPSPIALLFDADCQWSMADSTLPDCSVDHWQQVYTWYQALLDAGYRADVMPLRGQWERYDVVVLPALILLDQEQAGRLRDYVSRGGRLVVDFASGIMDDHMHVGLGGYPAVLRDLTGIASQEMIALGTSDQGGGSILVSEGIEGNTWVNEPLSIEDSVRVLARYQGRRSYDLDMAGKPAVTVHGYGQGSVLYLGTGFTKESLVSVINRIVPPDFLTGPTGAGLHNGRDGDPRLVHLIRSGPQGRYHFYFNRGATVVRDVSTMGKVLVVQRAARCSGGGLSGNRYTIGVHGVVVTRQ
- a CDS encoding LacI family DNA-binding transcriptional regulator — translated: MATDEGRPGKRITLREVASKAGVSLKTASNVINGNGRMSKATRARVQQVIDESGYKVNAAARNLHRNKTGIITLAVPSLTPPYLSELANRVIDSARLRDYAVYVSTYAEGSAKGAHEILASFNSTISDGIILSMSELERFAVEDLDVRYPLVCVGARTTHGVADHVMVDDAEAARMAAEYLFDRSVRSLAVIGLHAPLDQNQLEAAIEGNAELRMKGVLKAVHARGLQLDDRLLGVTGYDWTLGSGYLTMQRILEAGVPFDGVVALNDQLAIGALSALTAYGRAVPDQVQIIGFDNIEESAYLQTPLTTMDSCLGWISRTCVDRVLGRIGGRATAPQDLVVGSQVIARKTTR
- a CDS encoding MDR family MFS transporter; translation: MRKQELAKRGRTLSKDGAFVNGKLTHEAFLSLAILTVITFLGNFTQLQLASALPTIVDEFHITLTTGQWLTSVFQLVMGVMVPLTGFLTKRFSTRQIVITSMAVFTLGSLLSWQSQTFALVLLGRILEAVGTGTMWPVLQITVFSIYPLAKRGMAMGTVGLAMSVAPAIGPTLGGWQTDANGWRSIFLTLSICGAVALLLSIFGLRNFGQRDTSVKADFFSVALSIFGFGGLMFGFTNIENFPITSFMTWPFMLVGLIGIVWFVLRQLHHDKPLLDLHVLRIKNFTVGTIIASMSFFAFSSVTVILPMYIQTDRGFSATMSGLVMLPGAIGTAIAQFFGGRLLDRWGARPVAMTGCSVLLLGTIAMSLIGADTWIGLVSICQFIRQIGMGFTLMPLTTWSLNNLAPKDVSAGSAVTNTARQIAGAVGAPILVILMETITTLRHNAMGGGHSTQIAANIFGVQWALRISALICLGMVLLVYFGVRGNGAGSGRQMTRMLLRHMHIIHTDAPAITASTADSKAQD
- a CDS encoding phosphate ABC transporter substrate-binding protein PstS encodes the protein MHVHGRGRGRFPALLMSLAMMIPLAACGDNVPAASSGTGNTADQALFQGEFAGSGASSQQSADEAWIAGFRKQHPGARISYDPAGSGAGVTAFLSGSTIWAGSDAPLTTEQLERSRQVCGSGTAIDLPVYATPIAVAYNLPDLWPKGSGGHLRMDPALIAMIFSGKVTNWRDPRIAALNPRANLPDLDITVIHRSDKSGTTKSFLSYLHDTAGSAWPYPAGENWPNDLGQGAKGTAGVVMTMNQAEGTFGYADAAQTTGLGTVAVQVGKTWQPPTAKTTANLLDLAQRDPQASQPGRVVLAVDHRTSREHTYPIVLVSYDVVCTAYRHDPDGSKARFAKAWLTYLLSEQGQRMAAANAGSAELGQGLRSQAMASVETIGGKA
- the pstC gene encoding phosphate ABC transporter permease subunit PstC — protein: MSEKPDETATLHQARRVDRIFKACATGAGILILLALAAVTLFLILRAFPAFTGDPDSRTQAILSLSGGRASSFLGYVGPLVFGTILIAGLALLLAFPVSLGIALFIGYYAPARLSTLLSTVIDLLAAVPSVIYGLWGALVLVPNITGFWRWLSVHLGWIPLFSGPVAAPARSVATVALVLAVMILPIITSVTRDILIQAPRLQQEAALALGATKWEMIRLAVLPFGRSGIISASMLGLGRALGETMAVLMILSPGLSYSLRLLQASKSQTIAANIAAQFPEADSQGVALLVATGLVLFIITFIVNYLARRITAKAGA
- the pstA gene encoding phosphate ABC transporter permease PstA; the encoded protein is MMASRTDRGPVIDFDRFRPTRSSIRARKRKDRLMTVLIGLSFLVALIPLVSVLWVSLSKGMRRLTPDFLTHNMSGVVGGNPTPTGGYGGILHAVIGTLEITFGSMVISIPVGVMCAVYLVEYAHGGRLAKAISLMVDVMSGIPSIVAGLFAFSMFAMVVGPGTVNGLAGSVALSLLMLPTVVKTSEDMLAVVPNDLREAAYALGVTKQRTITSIVLRTALPGIVSGTILAVARVIGETAPLLIASGFIATTNPNLFSGRMTTLPVFVYNEYSQGLAVCGPGADPGCLTDIHMQRAWAAALVLILIVLLLNLLGRLVSRIFAVGRTR
- the pstB gene encoding phosphate ABC transporter ATP-binding protein PstB, whose translation is MGQRIDISHLNVYYGDFLAVEDVNMRIQANKVTAFIGPSGCGKSTVLRTLDRMHEITPGAHVSGQVLLEGRDLYGPDVDPVEVRRDVGMVFQRANPFPTMSIRENVLAGIRLNKKHIAKSDADDLVEWALRGANLWNEVKDRLDKPGIGLSGGQQQRLCIARAVAVHPQVLLMDEPCSALDPISTLAVEDLINELKRDYTIVIVTHNMQQAARVSDYTAFFNLKAVGQPGHLVEMDDTTTIFSNPHEPDTERYISGRFG
- a CDS encoding AEC family transporter, producing the protein MGVLLEPATLLGIILVGYLFKRFGLFRPLDYRVLQTVVFDLVLPGAIIYSFATNPHDPSLLLVSAFAFVAALIPPLAIFLTSRHRSTAQRAFLMLNGSGFNIGCFCFPMLQSLLGTAALVPAAMFDIGNSVMVSAGTNVMTQGLLHIRPGQSLDPDAGEPVKLDDPDARKLHRKAAAISIFKGFLSSPSFDTYMVMVGFTLAGISLPDWSAQITRPLSTANAFCSMLMVGMLMDLPGGRDDVKSVLQILAWRLPFGILFATAAWYLLPFEPLIRQAVALCCLAPTAVFATMFTDKVLGNARLAGFTLALTAVIGAVLMVLAHLLMGAI